One Patescibacteria group bacterium genomic window, AGTAATTTATCCAATTTGTTTTCTAATTGGATTTTTTTAATATTTAAATCATTAATCAAAGCTTCATCTTCTGATTTTAGTTCATTTATTTGAGAATCTAATTCATTCAGCATATTATCTTTGTATTCTTTCGAAAGAGAAACTTTTTGTAATATCTCTTTTAATTGTTCAACAAGTAATTCTTCTCGGATATATTTTTCATCACAACTAGCTTTCTTTTTAGTACAACGATAATAAATATATCCTTTTTGCTTTTCAGCAGTAATAGAACAATCACAAGTTCCACATTTCATAAAACCAGTAAAAGAATAATTATGAATTTTCTTTCTTTTCTTTTTACCTCTGTTATTCATTACTGATTGAACTTGATCAAAAAGTTTCTGGGAAATAATCGGCTGATGAACGGCCGGATAGATTTCATTTTTAAATCTAATTACTCCATAGTAGATAGGATTATTTAACATTCGATGAATACAGGAAATAGACAAAACATTATTCCGATAGCTTCTTAGTCCTAGTTTTTGAAGTATTTTAGTAATTGATTTTAAAGTATGCTCACCACTAGCATAAAGTTCAAAAGCTTTTTTAACCAAAGGAGCTTTTTCTTTATCAATATCAATTCCTTTAGTTTGATGATTATTCAAATATCCAATAGGAGCAAAACTAGGCCATAGTCCTTTCCTTAACTTTTGTCTATTTCCACGTTTAATATTCTCACTTAAATTATCTACATAATATTTACTTTGTCCAAAAGCAATATTTAGCATAAATTTACCTTGGGGAGTATTATCAAACCAAAAACTAGGAAATTTAAGGTCTTTTAACTTTCCTGTATCTAGTAAATAGACTATTTTACCGCCATCAATACTATTTCTAGCTAATCTATCCGGATGCCAAGCTAAAATGCCGTCAGCAGTCCCTAATTCTATCATAGCTATCATTTCAGCGAACTTTGTTCGCCCTGGTTCTTTGGCAGTTTTAGCTTCCTGAAAGGAAGCTACGATTTCAAGTTTTTCTTTGGTGGCAAATTCTTTTAATTCAATAATCTGAGATTCAATACTTAATGCTTGTCTTTCTTCTCCTTCAGTTGATTTTCTAGTGTAAATTATGTATTTCATAAACTTGTTTTAAGATCGATGAGAAAAATTCCGCTTTTGGCAGTTCTTAAAAGGTAGGAAAATTCAGTTTAAAGCCCAAATTGGCTATTCCGCAATTCTGAATTCGCCCCCAAAATCCGATTGGCGGTGTGTTTTGGAAAATATCCGAACAGAAATGGCGGCGGCTGAGAATCTCCGCGGGGCAGCCGCCGCCAAATCCTCAAAAAACTAATCTGTCGCTTCCCAAAACTGCCAAAGAACCAGAATGGAAGATATCGGCTCGGACTTCATTTCGGTCAAAAGCGGAATTTTTCTCATCTTTAGATTTATCATACTACGTATTGTATTATAATACAATATTGCTTAATAAAGCAAGGAAGAGTAAAATTAAAACAAGTTTATGAACAAAATTTCTAAAAAATTAGGTCAAAACCTTAAAAAAATCCGTACTCAAAAAGGAATTTCTCAAGGAGACATTTCTCGTAAGTTAGATATGGACAGAGGTTATATTAGTCGTTTAGAAAATGGGATGAAGAATCCTACCCTTTCTACTATTCAAAAAATAGCTGATTTTTTAGATGTTAGTGTAAACGATTTAATGAAATAATATAAAAATATGAGCAATTGGTTAAAAAATATATATGAGACTTCTGTTGCTAAAAACATTATTGAAGCTAAAAATACTCGAGATTATCTAAGGAACAATACTAATTTAGAAGAAGTTGCTGGAAAAAAATCTATTGAATCCCTTGGTGATCCCAATAAAGTTTCTAAAAAATTAAAAAGAACTTGGTTTTGGCACGATTATGGTATTGCTTTTTATATTCCATTATTCTTTTCTGTATTATCCTTTGGTTTTCTAATTTTTTATATAAAAACCTATTTAGCTTTTATTGTTAGTATAGTTGTTTTTATTTTAGCAGTGATAATT contains:
- a CDS encoding helix-turn-helix transcriptional regulator, which gives rise to MNKISKKLGQNLKKIRTQKGISQGDISRKLDMDRGYISRLENGMKNPTLSTIQKIADFLDVSVNDLMK